A window of Verrucomicrobiota bacterium contains these coding sequences:
- the asnB gene encoding asparagine synthase (glutamine-hydrolyzing) translates to MCGIAGAFTFASDFDDRSLKAMSDAIIYRGPDSCGEWFDRPNGIWLAHRRLSIIDLSPAGHQPMISQDGRFVLTFNGEIYNYLELRKLLTERGVVFKGHSDTEVILEGFARLGLRETLDKISGMFAIGLWDRGDKSLRLLRDRAGMKPLYYWKDGDDIYFASELKSLVALPFFPRKMRVESLDTFFRYGYVAAPWTIYQDVYELRPGQWMEFSARGQSQEIYWSAEEQFARARQPGAVISDEATALQELEYYLGRAVDEHMISDVPAGAFLSGGIDSSLIVALAQKKATKAVKTFSIGFEEALYDESKHAEKVAQHLGTDHVTEVCTAGQALDIIPRLADMYDQPFWDSSSIPTFLVSQIARKHVTVSLSGDAGDELFGGYNRYFWSMQIARMQDISGPLMPLAGKLLKTIPEAGINALQKMLLPILRGQFSRPELGRRLHKIAEIMAEPPLAQFQSHLSVCPRAAHPLKENIFAELSLSSTTQDQGMSRLMMLHDFCYYLPYDILTKVDRASMAVSLESRIPFLDHRLVEWSFRLDERLLMRPGRGKLLLRKLLYQYVPESLIERPKMGFGVPIHEWFRGPLKENFVDVFESTKSGCGNIINHDLIRKIFDEHQSGQKQWGHQLWAYYVFFQWVERWKPIF, encoded by the coding sequence ATGTGTGGAATCGCCGGTGCATTTACCTTTGCCTCAGACTTTGATGACAGGTCGCTCAAAGCGATGTCGGATGCGATTATTTATCGCGGTCCGGACTCGTGCGGCGAATGGTTCGACCGTCCCAATGGCATTTGGCTGGCCCACCGGCGGCTTTCGATTATCGATCTATCCCCAGCCGGTCATCAGCCGATGATTTCGCAGGATGGCCGCTTCGTCCTTACATTTAACGGTGAGATTTATAATTATCTGGAACTGCGCAAATTGCTCACTGAACGTGGTGTGGTGTTTAAAGGTCATAGTGACACCGAGGTGATCTTGGAAGGTTTCGCCCGGCTGGGACTGCGCGAGACACTCGACAAAATCAGCGGCATGTTCGCCATCGGACTTTGGGACCGTGGAGACAAATCGCTGCGGCTCCTGCGCGACCGCGCGGGGATGAAACCCCTTTATTATTGGAAAGACGGCGACGACATTTATTTTGCCTCCGAGCTGAAATCACTTGTGGCCCTGCCATTTTTCCCGCGCAAAATGCGCGTCGAGTCGCTGGACACTTTTTTCCGTTACGGCTACGTCGCCGCACCCTGGACGATTTATCAGGATGTTTATGAGCTGCGCCCCGGCCAATGGATGGAGTTTTCCGCGCGAGGCCAGAGCCAGGAAATTTATTGGTCCGCCGAAGAGCAATTTGCCCGAGCCCGGCAACCCGGGGCGGTTATCTCGGATGAAGCCACAGCATTACAGGAGCTCGAATATTACTTGGGCCGCGCTGTGGATGAGCACATGATCTCAGATGTCCCGGCAGGGGCCTTTTTATCCGGCGGGATCGACTCATCGTTGATCGTCGCCCTAGCGCAAAAAAAAGCCACCAAGGCCGTAAAAACTTTCTCGATCGGGTTCGAAGAAGCCCTTTATGACGAGAGCAAGCACGCCGAGAAAGTGGCGCAGCATCTCGGGACGGATCATGTCACGGAAGTTTGCACCGCTGGCCAGGCTCTGGATATTATTCCCCGGTTGGCAGACATGTATGACCAGCCATTCTGGGATTCATCATCCATCCCGACTTTCCTCGTGTCGCAAATTGCGCGTAAACACGTCACTGTCTCCCTGAGCGGGGATGCGGGGGATGAACTTTTTGGGGGGTATAACCGTTATTTCTGGTCGATGCAAATTGCGCGGATGCAGGATATATCCGGGCCACTCATGCCACTAGCAGGCAAATTACTCAAAACCATCCCCGAAGCCGGAATCAATGCCCTCCAGAAAATGCTCCTGCCTATCCTGCGCGGCCAATTTTCGCGGCCTGAGCTCGGCCGCCGCCTGCATAAGATCGCCGAGATCATGGCGGAGCCCCCGCTTGCCCAATTCCAGTCCCACCTGAGCGTTTGTCCCCGGGCTGCCCACCCGCTTAAAGAGAATATTTTTGCCGAACTCAGCCTCTCCTCCACCACCCAGGACCAAGGGATGTCACGGCTCATGATGCTGCATGATTTTTGTTATTACCTGCCTTACGATATTTTGACCAAGGTCGACCGCGCTTCCATGGCTGTCTCGCTGGAGTCCCGGATTCCTTTCCTCGATCATCGATTGGTGGAATGGAGTTTCCGCCTCGATGAACGCTTACTCATGCGTCCGGGCCGGGGCAAATTGCTCCTGCGCAAATTGCTCTATCAATATGTGCCGGAATCCTTGATTGAACGCCCAAAAATGGGGTTTGGTGTCCCCATCCATGAATGGTTCCGCGGTCCCTTGAAGGAAAATTTTGTCGACGTGTTCGAATCGACGAAGTCAGGGTGTGGCAACATCATTAATCATGATTTGATCCGTAAGATCTTTGACGAGCACCAGTCCGGCCAAAAACAGTGGGGCCACCAGTTATGGGCATATTACGTCTTTTTCCAATGGGTAGAGAGGTGGAAGCCAATTTTTTAG